The following proteins are co-located in the Vigna unguiculata cultivar IT97K-499-35 chromosome 9, ASM411807v1, whole genome shotgun sequence genome:
- the LOC114162857 gene encoding deoxyhypusine synthase isoform X2 — protein sequence MATTGFQASNLGDAIQLDWRLVDEAVTEDCSDHERDLEYRKCVTCKVFLGFTSNLISSGVRDIVRFLLQHRMVDVVVTTTGGIEEDLIKCLAPTFIGDFSLPGAYLRSKGLNRIGNLLVPNDNYCKFEDWIIPIFDQMLKEQNTENVLWTPSKLIARLGKEINNESSYLYWAYKNNIPVFCPGLTDGSLGDMLYFHSFRNPGLILDVVQDIRAMNGEAVHASPRKTGMIILGGGLPKHHICNANMMRNGADYAVFINTAQEYDGSDSGARPDEAVSWGKIRGSAKTVKVHCDATIAFPLLVAETFASRVKPHH from the exons ATGGCCACCACTGGGTTTCAGGCTTCGAATCTCGGTGATGCCATCCAA CTAGATTGGAGGCTAGTTGATGAAGCCGTGACTGAGGATTGCAGTGACCATGAGAGGGACTTGGAGTACCGAAAATGCGTGACTTGTAAAGTGTTTCTGGGTTTCACTTCTAATCTTATTTCCTCTGGTGTTAGAGACATTGTTCGGTTTCTTCTTCAGCATCGCATG gttgATGTAGTTGTTACAACTACAGGTGGCATTGAAGAAGATCTTATAAAGTGCCTTGCACCAACATTTATAGGAGATTTCTCTCTGCCTGGGGCGTATCTACGCTCGAAAGGGTTGAATCGGATTGGTAATTTGTTGGTCCCTAATGACAACTACTGCAAATTTGAGGACTGGATTATTCCTATTTTCGATCAGATGTTAAAGGAACAAAAcactgag AATGTGTTATGGACACCATCTAAATTAATAGCTCGATTGGGGAAAGAAATAAACAACGAAAGCTCTTACCTTTACTGGGCGTACAAG AACAACATTCCTGTTTTCTGTCCGGGATTAACTGATGGCTCGTTGGGGGATATGTTGTACTTCCATTCCTTCCGCAATCCTGGTCTGATTCTGGACGTAGTGCAAG ATATAAGGGCAATGAATGGTGAAGCTGTTCATGCAAGTCCCAGGAAGACGGGAATGATCATTTTAGGAGGTGGCCTTCCAAAACATCACATTTGCAATGCCAATATGATGCGTAATGGGGCAGACTATGCTGTTTTTATCAATACTGCACAAGAATATGATGGTAGTGATTCTGGAGCTCGTCCTGATGAGGCTGTTTCATGGGGAAAAATACGTGGATCTGCTAAAACTGTCAAG GTCCATTGTGATGCAACGATTGCATTCCCTCTGCTGGTTGCTGAAACTTTTGCTTCAAGAGTTAAACCTCACCATTGA
- the LOC114162857 gene encoding deoxyhypusine synthase isoform X3, with translation MVDVVVTTTGGIEEDLIKCLAPTFIGDFSLPGAYLRSKGLNRIGNLLVPNDNYCKFEDWIIPIFDQMLKEQNTENVLWTPSKLIARLGKEINNESSYLYWAYKNNIPVFCPGLTDGSLGDMLYFHSFRNPGLILDVVQDIRAMNGEAVHASPRKTGMIILGGGLPKHHICNANMMRNGADYAVFINTAQEYDGSDSGARPDEAVSWGKIRGSAKTVKVHCDATIAFPLLVAETFASRVKPHH, from the exons ATG gttgATGTAGTTGTTACAACTACAGGTGGCATTGAAGAAGATCTTATAAAGTGCCTTGCACCAACATTTATAGGAGATTTCTCTCTGCCTGGGGCGTATCTACGCTCGAAAGGGTTGAATCGGATTGGTAATTTGTTGGTCCCTAATGACAACTACTGCAAATTTGAGGACTGGATTATTCCTATTTTCGATCAGATGTTAAAGGAACAAAAcactgag AATGTGTTATGGACACCATCTAAATTAATAGCTCGATTGGGGAAAGAAATAAACAACGAAAGCTCTTACCTTTACTGGGCGTACAAG AACAACATTCCTGTTTTCTGTCCGGGATTAACTGATGGCTCGTTGGGGGATATGTTGTACTTCCATTCCTTCCGCAATCCTGGTCTGATTCTGGACGTAGTGCAAG ATATAAGGGCAATGAATGGTGAAGCTGTTCATGCAAGTCCCAGGAAGACGGGAATGATCATTTTAGGAGGTGGCCTTCCAAAACATCACATTTGCAATGCCAATATGATGCGTAATGGGGCAGACTATGCTGTTTTTATCAATACTGCACAAGAATATGATGGTAGTGATTCTGGAGCTCGTCCTGATGAGGCTGTTTCATGGGGAAAAATACGTGGATCTGCTAAAACTGTCAAG GTCCATTGTGATGCAACGATTGCATTCCCTCTGCTGGTTGCTGAAACTTTTGCTTCAAGAGTTAAACCTCACCATTGA
- the LOC114162857 gene encoding deoxyhypusine synthase isoform X1 — translation MATTGFQASNLGDAIQVVNQMLDWRLVDEAVTEDCSDHERDLEYRKCVTCKVFLGFTSNLISSGVRDIVRFLLQHRMVDVVVTTTGGIEEDLIKCLAPTFIGDFSLPGAYLRSKGLNRIGNLLVPNDNYCKFEDWIIPIFDQMLKEQNTENVLWTPSKLIARLGKEINNESSYLYWAYKNNIPVFCPGLTDGSLGDMLYFHSFRNPGLILDVVQDIRAMNGEAVHASPRKTGMIILGGGLPKHHICNANMMRNGADYAVFINTAQEYDGSDSGARPDEAVSWGKIRGSAKTVKVHCDATIAFPLLVAETFASRVKPHH, via the exons ATGGCCACCACTGGGTTTCAGGCTTCGAATCTCGGTGATGCCATCCAAGTCGTTAATCAAATG CTAGATTGGAGGCTAGTTGATGAAGCCGTGACTGAGGATTGCAGTGACCATGAGAGGGACTTGGAGTACCGAAAATGCGTGACTTGTAAAGTGTTTCTGGGTTTCACTTCTAATCTTATTTCCTCTGGTGTTAGAGACATTGTTCGGTTTCTTCTTCAGCATCGCATG gttgATGTAGTTGTTACAACTACAGGTGGCATTGAAGAAGATCTTATAAAGTGCCTTGCACCAACATTTATAGGAGATTTCTCTCTGCCTGGGGCGTATCTACGCTCGAAAGGGTTGAATCGGATTGGTAATTTGTTGGTCCCTAATGACAACTACTGCAAATTTGAGGACTGGATTATTCCTATTTTCGATCAGATGTTAAAGGAACAAAAcactgag AATGTGTTATGGACACCATCTAAATTAATAGCTCGATTGGGGAAAGAAATAAACAACGAAAGCTCTTACCTTTACTGGGCGTACAAG AACAACATTCCTGTTTTCTGTCCGGGATTAACTGATGGCTCGTTGGGGGATATGTTGTACTTCCATTCCTTCCGCAATCCTGGTCTGATTCTGGACGTAGTGCAAG ATATAAGGGCAATGAATGGTGAAGCTGTTCATGCAAGTCCCAGGAAGACGGGAATGATCATTTTAGGAGGTGGCCTTCCAAAACATCACATTTGCAATGCCAATATGATGCGTAATGGGGCAGACTATGCTGTTTTTATCAATACTGCACAAGAATATGATGGTAGTGATTCTGGAGCTCGTCCTGATGAGGCTGTTTCATGGGGAAAAATACGTGGATCTGCTAAAACTGTCAAG GTCCATTGTGATGCAACGATTGCATTCCCTCTGCTGGTTGCTGAAACTTTTGCTTCAAGAGTTAAACCTCACCATTGA